One Roseimaritima multifibrata DNA window includes the following coding sequences:
- a CDS encoding ABC transporter ATP-binding protein translates to MNDQTAEILAVQVRKLSRAFRGKQALFEVDLEIPKGAVFGLVGLNGAGKTTLIRHLMGLLKAKHGSVRVLGQDPVLSPETLMKRIGYMTEEDTLPKWLSVGDTLDFFRALYPSWDQAYGTHLCDLFGLARSSKLRDLSKGQRARVGLLVAIAHRPELLILDEPSSGLDPIARSDILEAIIRTVSEDGRTVLFSSHLLDEVDRVCDSVAMMSEGHIVESTTVEKLENRYVEICCRPVSHWDSPPKIAGVIGWKSSGDEWSAVVDQQVAGDLGMIEGLPITERRPISLMRWFTARASEGLRSPSLDVLNDVEEPEHA, encoded by the coding sequence ATGAACGATCAGACTGCGGAGATTCTAGCGGTTCAGGTTCGCAAGCTTTCGCGTGCTTTTCGTGGTAAACAGGCTCTTTTTGAGGTTGATCTAGAAATACCCAAAGGTGCTGTGTTTGGATTGGTTGGCCTGAATGGAGCTGGTAAGACCACTTTGATCCGCCACTTGATGGGATTGTTGAAGGCCAAACATGGAAGCGTCCGTGTGCTTGGCCAAGACCCGGTCCTTTCACCCGAGACGTTGATGAAACGAATCGGCTATATGACCGAAGAGGATACCTTGCCGAAGTGGTTGTCTGTGGGGGATACGCTTGATTTCTTTCGCGCGTTGTATCCGTCATGGGATCAGGCGTATGGCACGCATCTATGTGATCTTTTCGGATTGGCTCGCAGCAGTAAGCTGCGGGACCTGTCCAAGGGGCAGCGGGCTCGGGTCGGGTTGTTGGTTGCGATTGCCCATCGACCGGAGTTGCTGATCTTGGACGAACCGAGCAGCGGTCTGGATCCGATCGCTCGCAGTGACATTTTGGAAGCGATCATTCGGACGGTCAGCGAAGATGGAAGGACGGTTCTCTTTTCAAGCCATTTGCTGGACGAGGTCGATCGTGTCTGCGATAGCGTTGCCATGATGTCGGAGGGGCATATTGTGGAATCGACTACCGTGGAAAAACTTGAAAACCGGTATGTTGAAATCTGCTGCCGCCCGGTGTCGCATTGGGATTCCCCACCAAAAATCGCAGGCGTTATCGGCTGGAAATCTTCAGGAGACGAATGGTCGGCGGTTGTCGACCAACAGGTCGCGGGTGATTTGGGGATGATCGAAGGGCTGCCGATTACCGAACGGCGGCCGATCTCTCTGATGCGTTGGTTTACCGCTCGAGCCAGCGAAGGGCTTCGCAGTCCTTCATTGGATGTCTTAAATGATGTTGAGGAACCCGAACATGCCTGA
- a CDS encoding MarR family winged helix-turn-helix transcriptional regulator encodes MENLRHELHRCQPFASVAQEAIVSLVRTGDQLDNTLSRFFRQRDLTFSQYNLLRILDMEDRPLTCGEIGDRLVQMVPAVTSLVDRLLKRGLVTRERSEADRRTVHVAITKQGRKLVVPASDQLRDLEEDVMQGLTQKDQKELIRLLQLVRHSMHCLAKQKEEESLRSSGL; translated from the coding sequence ATGGAAAATCTTCGTCACGAATTGCATCGGTGCCAGCCGTTCGCGAGTGTGGCCCAAGAGGCGATTGTCAGTCTGGTGCGCACCGGGGACCAGTTAGATAACACGTTGTCACGATTCTTCCGTCAGCGTGACCTGACTTTTTCGCAGTACAATTTGCTGCGGATCTTAGATATGGAAGACCGGCCGCTCACCTGTGGTGAGATCGGTGATCGGTTGGTGCAGATGGTTCCCGCGGTGACGTCTTTGGTCGATCGTCTATTGAAACGAGGGTTGGTGACGCGTGAACGCTCCGAGGCCGACCGCAGAACCGTCCATGTTGCGATCACGAAACAAGGGCGAAAATTGGTGGTCCCAGCCAGTGATCAATTGCGTGACCTAGAAGAGGATGTCATGCAAGGTTTAACGCAAAAAGACCAAAAAGAATTGATTCGATTGCTTCAACTGGTGCGGCACAGTATGCATTGTCTCGCTAAGCAGAAGGAGGAGGAATCCTTGCGAAGTTCTGGACTGTAA
- a CDS encoding YeiH family protein yields MSSDSQDPDPYASPVDPDQATVSVPAERTSLWVDMRTGEDWWAIWCAGILLIVAFAAVWVGQPAELAGNLEAGETVEVVSPLKSFLAKPGSWTENPLDSLSGNGVGILGVFLTIAILFAGAMQIRGKSAIGFLKAFPIVFALAGLAYLLAGQSVVKAYNLEYALWALLVGLIISNTVGTPAFLRPAILTEFFIKTGLVLLGAEVLMSRLLALGLPGIFVAWVVTPVVLVSTYLFGQKVLKIPSKSLNMVVSADMSVCGVSAAIATAGACKAKKEELSLAIGMSLSFTVIMMVVMPAIIRATGMDPILGGAWLGGTIDSTGAVAAAGATLGDEALQVAATVKMIQNILIGVTAFCVAIYWVTYVERDANAPGVGVSEIWYRFPKFVLGFVAMSILFSVLYSTLAGGPELINAMIKGSTKTMRGWFFCLAFVSIGLETNFKQLLPQLKGGKPLILYICGQSLNLCLTLFMAWLMFKVVFAEAIAP; encoded by the coding sequence ATGAGTTCTGATTCTCAAGATCCCGATCCTTATGCCTCTCCCGTTGATCCCGATCAGGCGACGGTAAGTGTTCCAGCGGAGCGAACCAGTTTGTGGGTCGACATGCGCACCGGCGAAGACTGGTGGGCGATCTGGTGCGCAGGGATTTTGTTGATCGTTGCGTTTGCGGCCGTCTGGGTTGGACAACCGGCAGAGCTGGCCGGAAATTTGGAAGCCGGAGAAACCGTCGAGGTCGTCAGTCCGCTTAAGTCGTTTTTGGCAAAGCCGGGATCCTGGACGGAAAATCCGTTGGATTCACTGAGTGGCAATGGAGTCGGGATCTTGGGTGTTTTCCTCACGATCGCGATCCTGTTTGCCGGAGCCATGCAGATTCGCGGAAAGTCGGCGATCGGTTTTTTGAAAGCGTTTCCGATCGTGTTTGCTTTAGCAGGCCTTGCCTATCTGTTGGCGGGGCAGTCGGTCGTCAAAGCTTACAACCTTGAGTACGCATTGTGGGCGTTATTGGTCGGGTTGATCATTAGCAATACGGTTGGAACACCGGCGTTTTTACGCCCCGCCATTTTGACCGAATTCTTCATTAAAACAGGGCTCGTGCTGCTGGGGGCCGAAGTTTTGATGAGCCGCCTGCTGGCATTGGGATTGCCCGGCATCTTTGTCGCCTGGGTGGTCACTCCGGTTGTTTTGGTGTCGACCTATCTGTTTGGTCAAAAAGTATTGAAGATCCCCTCCAAGTCGTTGAACATGGTGGTTTCCGCGGACATGTCTGTCTGTGGAGTTTCGGCAGCGATTGCCACCGCTGGTGCCTGTAAGGCTAAAAAAGAAGAGCTCTCGTTGGCCATTGGTATGTCGCTCTCCTTTACGGTCATCATGATGGTCGTAATGCCTGCGATCATTCGTGCGACTGGAATGGACCCCATTTTGGGCGGTGCATGGTTGGGCGGAACGATCGATTCCACTGGAGCGGTAGCGGCGGCTGGGGCAACGCTTGGGGATGAAGCCCTGCAAGTCGCCGCGACGGTCAAGATGATTCAGAATATTCTGATCGGAGTGACCGCGTTTTGTGTCGCCATTTACTGGGTGACGTATGTCGAACGGGATGCGAATGCCCCCGGCGTTGGCGTTTCGGAAATATGGTACCGGTTCCCCAAGTTTGTTCTCGGTTTTGTTGCGATGTCCATCCTGTTTTCCGTTTTGTATTCAACCCTGGCCGGAGGGCCTGAATTGATCAATGCGATGATCAAAGGGTCGACGAAAACAATGCGAGGATGGTTCTTCTGTTTGGCGTTTGTCAGTATTGGATTGGAGACGAACTTCAAGCAATTGTTGCCTCAGTTGAAAGGTGGCAAGCCGCTAATCCTTTACATTTGTGGTCAGTCGTTAAATCTGTGTCTGACACTCTTCATGGCTTGGTTGATGTTTAAGGTTGTCTTTGCTGAGGCGATCGCTCCGTGA
- a CDS encoding peroxidase family protein produces MARYWNHWIGRPKSTKRETRKRSETRRRLKPETLESRQMLAANIFHNELIPEDVNEDGIVTAVDALTIINQMNRQSRGTSAAEGDAQSQRDRGQMTDVNNDGRDTAIDALMVINRLNRDRRTSNVPTDQPSDPAEQPTENPSTDSPAEVRSVDGTGNNLENPEYGSTGVEFLRIADNDYADGISEPAGEDRPSAREISNALSTADSEGTTSDRDMTSFVYAWGQFLDHDITLTLTSSDEADLFEIEVPEGDPYFDPFGTGEETISLTRSLIADGTGTSVENPAQQENAITAWVDGSQVYGSDQETSDALREFVGGRMLITEEGLLPTDENGSILAGDIRAAENLILTSMQTLFVREHNRLADEISAANPDLSDEEIYQQAREIVIAELQSITYNEYLPALLGEDALSEYSGYDSSVNPGIANEFSTAAYRFGHSTLNDEFRQVGDDGLDIDEPISLADAFFVPDLLEETGIEVFLKSEASTLSQEIDLEVVDSLRNFLFGPPGAGGFDLASLNIQRGRDHGLADYNSTRAAYGLDPVESFAEITSDAEVAAKLEALYGDVNDIDLWVGLLAEDHTEDGSLGETATAIIADQFERLRDGDRFYYENTMTNSEIREIENSTLAEIITRNTNLTSLQSNVFFFTPEITGTVVAESATSSTEETTDLAPTEEGELVASEAESTAFAQQQDSQRLRSQQQDSQQSENESLGNQRLGDQGPGNQHLGNQRPGDQHPGDRNDKPTPEKRDDRIVAAEGIAVELLDSDGNVIDSTVTDSEGNYAFDSVTQSGAYQVRIADSDEWDIAGIGTWDLMISNGEENLGGINFRVVV; encoded by the coding sequence ATGGCACGCTACTGGAATCATTGGATCGGACGCCCTAAATCGACCAAACGGGAAACTCGCAAACGGAGCGAAACTCGCCGGCGTCTTAAACCGGAAACACTCGAATCCAGGCAAATGTTGGCCGCAAATATTTTCCATAACGAACTGATTCCCGAAGACGTCAACGAAGACGGTATCGTCACCGCAGTCGATGCGTTGACGATCATCAACCAGATGAACCGCCAATCGCGTGGCACATCTGCTGCAGAAGGAGATGCACAATCCCAGCGGGACCGAGGCCAAATGACCGACGTCAATAACGATGGTCGTGATACGGCCATCGATGCCCTGATGGTCATTAATCGACTTAACCGAGACCGCAGGACCTCGAATGTGCCAACCGACCAGCCTAGTGATCCTGCGGAACAGCCGACCGAAAATCCCAGCACCGATTCCCCGGCAGAAGTGCGTTCGGTCGATGGGACTGGCAATAACTTAGAAAACCCAGAATATGGCTCGACCGGAGTCGAATTTTTGCGAATCGCCGACAATGACTACGCCGATGGAATTTCGGAACCAGCAGGCGAAGATCGTCCGAGTGCTCGCGAGATCAGCAACGCGCTTTCAACGGCGGATAGCGAAGGGACCACAAGTGACCGTGACATGACTTCATTTGTGTATGCCTGGGGTCAGTTCCTCGACCATGACATTACCCTGACGCTGACATCAAGTGACGAAGCCGATTTGTTCGAAATCGAAGTTCCCGAAGGCGACCCCTACTTCGATCCCTTTGGAACCGGTGAAGAAACGATCAGCTTAACGCGATCGTTGATCGCTGACGGCACGGGAACGTCCGTAGAAAATCCTGCTCAGCAAGAGAATGCGATCACCGCCTGGGTCGATGGGTCTCAGGTCTACGGCAGCGACCAAGAAACCTCGGACGCCCTTCGCGAATTCGTTGGCGGGCGGATGTTAATTACCGAAGAAGGTTTATTACCCACGGATGAAAATGGCAGTATTCTTGCCGGAGACATTCGCGCTGCCGAGAACCTCATTCTAACATCCATGCAAACCCTGTTCGTCCGCGAACACAACCGTCTGGCCGATGAAATTTCCGCAGCCAACCCAGACCTTTCAGACGAGGAAATCTACCAGCAGGCTCGTGAGATCGTGATCGCAGAACTGCAATCGATCACCTACAACGAGTACCTGCCTGCACTGCTGGGCGAAGATGCCTTATCCGAATACTCCGGTTACGATTCGAGCGTAAACCCAGGAATCGCCAATGAATTTTCTACCGCCGCATACCGTTTCGGACATTCGACGCTTAATGATGAATTCCGCCAGGTCGGCGATGATGGCCTAGACATTGACGAACCGATTTCACTTGCCGACGCATTCTTCGTACCTGACTTACTGGAAGAAACGGGCATCGAAGTTTTCCTAAAATCCGAAGCATCCACGCTGTCACAAGAGATTGATTTAGAGGTTGTCGACAGCCTTCGCAATTTCTTGTTCGGCCCTCCAGGAGCCGGCGGATTTGATTTGGCATCGCTAAATATTCAACGCGGACGCGATCACGGCTTAGCCGATTACAATTCGACGCGAGCAGCCTACGGACTGGATCCCGTCGAATCGTTCGCGGAGATCACCAGCGATGCTGAGGTTGCCGCGAAACTTGAAGCCCTTTACGGAGACGTCAACGATATCGATCTGTGGGTTGGTTTACTGGCCGAAGATCACACCGAAGACGGATCGCTGGGCGAAACGGCCACGGCGATCATCGCCGACCAATTCGAACGACTGCGTGATGGTGACCGGTTCTACTACGAAAACACGATGACAAACAGTGAGATTCGCGAGATCGAAAACAGTACGCTCGCCGAAATAATCACTCGCAACACGAACCTCACTTCCCTGCAGTCGAACGTATTCTTCTTCACGCCCGAGATCACTGGAACGGTGGTTGCCGAATCCGCAACATCGTCCACAGAGGAAACAACCGACCTCGCACCTACCGAAGAGGGGGAACTGGTTGCCTCCGAAGCGGAATCGACTGCGTTCGCCCAACAACAGGATTCACAACGCCTGCGTTCACAACAACAGGACTCACAACAGTCAGAGAACGAAAGTCTCGGAAATCAACGACTTGGGGATCAAGGTCCAGGGAACCAGCATCTTGGTAACCAGCGTCCTGGAGATCAGCATCCTGGGGATCGAAATGACAAACCGACTCCAGAAAAACGTGACGATCGAATCGTCGCAGCGGAGGGCATCGCGGTCGAATTGCTCGATAGCGATGGAAACGTGATCGACTCGACAGTCACCGACAGCGAAGGAAACTACGCCTTTGATTCGGTTACTCAATCGGGGGCCTACCAAGTTCGTATCGCAGATTCCGACGAATGGGACATTGCTGGAATCGGCACTTGGGATCTGATGATTTCCAACGGAGAAGAAAACCTGGGCGGAATCAACTTCCGTGTCGTGGTCTAA
- a CDS encoding FAD/NAD(P)-binding protein, which produces MKTTAIIGGGFSGTLAAINLVRFAQTPQQVVIINSGRPFGRGTAYGTTRREHLLNVASRNMSAFPDQPEHFFHWLRSRCEFDSIPDDQLRETFIPRQVYGDYVRGMATHYLGTHDPRSIVTCKVIEDTAIDVQSRGENGGTVILEQGSPIEAESIVLATGNQPPAGLPGARKLLNDRRYCGNPWKDWHTNLPADDQHIVILGTGLTAVDVIVTLRNKGWGGRITAISRNGMLPQRHFRGIEWPSIVPDDGQHRSLEELSKLVRQDCERLRGISQNPAITVDKLRGRTQQLWKGLTLQEKQRFLKDHSAHWNVIRHRIAGPIHDAVTDALDCGQLTILPATIQSLTAEENSIEVQVITSEGESQTVHGDMIINCTGPKARFSDSGIPLYRNLFDHGLAHPDAMDMGIAVDDHFAVLDQSDIPSKFLYAIGPILKGTLWETIAVPELRQQAMQVAQTVLEQKPITIAEPETIEYCI; this is translated from the coding sequence GTGAAAACGACAGCCATCATCGGCGGCGGGTTTAGCGGCACGCTTGCGGCGATCAACCTTGTCCGGTTCGCACAGACTCCACAGCAGGTTGTCATCATCAACAGCGGTCGCCCCTTCGGCAGAGGGACTGCGTACGGCACCACGCGCCGCGAACATCTACTTAACGTCGCGTCCCGGAACATGTCGGCTTTCCCGGACCAACCCGAACATTTCTTTCATTGGCTGCGATCACGATGTGAATTCGATTCGATCCCCGATGACCAGCTTCGCGAAACGTTCATCCCCCGTCAGGTCTATGGCGACTACGTCCGCGGCATGGCGACGCACTACCTCGGCACACACGATCCCCGTTCCATTGTCACCTGCAAGGTTATTGAAGACACCGCGATCGATGTCCAGTCTCGCGGCGAAAACGGCGGGACGGTGATCCTGGAACAAGGATCCCCGATCGAAGCTGAATCGATCGTGCTGGCTACTGGCAATCAACCGCCTGCGGGCCTACCGGGTGCGCGCAAATTGTTAAACGACCGTCGCTACTGCGGGAACCCTTGGAAAGACTGGCACACCAACCTTCCCGCCGATGATCAACACATTGTTATTTTGGGAACGGGTTTAACCGCGGTCGATGTTATCGTCACTTTGCGTAACAAAGGCTGGGGCGGACGGATCACTGCGATTTCTCGCAATGGCATGTTGCCACAACGTCACTTTCGAGGAATCGAATGGCCCAGCATTGTGCCCGACGACGGACAGCACCGCTCGCTGGAGGAACTGTCGAAACTGGTGCGTCAGGATTGCGAACGACTACGCGGAATCAGTCAAAACCCAGCGATCACCGTCGATAAACTCCGCGGGCGAACTCAGCAACTTTGGAAGGGTCTCACGCTGCAGGAAAAGCAACGGTTTCTCAAAGACCACTCCGCTCACTGGAACGTGATTCGCCACCGGATCGCCGGCCCAATCCACGATGCAGTGACCGACGCGTTGGATTGCGGACAGCTGACGATTCTACCGGCGACCATTCAGTCGCTGACCGCTGAAGAAAATTCGATTGAGGTCCAAGTCATCACCTCCGAAGGAGAGTCCCAAACCGTGCACGGGGACATGATCATCAACTGCACAGGCCCCAAAGCTCGCTTCTCGGATTCAGGAATCCCGCTTTACCGCAATCTTTTTGACCACGGCCTTGCTCACCCGGATGCGATGGACATGGGGATTGCCGTCGACGATCATTTCGCGGTCCTTGATCAATCGGACATCCCTTCGAAATTCCTCTACGCGATCGGGCCCATCCTAAAAGGGACATTGTGGGAAACGATCGCGGTTCCAGAACTGCGGCAGCAAGCGATGCAAGTCGCACAAACGGTGCTGGAGCAAAAACCGATTACCATCGCCGAACCGGAGACGATCGAATACTGCATCTAA
- a CDS encoding GntR family transcriptional regulator, which produces MLLHISSEGLPIYQQIVEQIRFRIVSGQLKVGDEMPTIRGLAESLRVNPNTVARAYRELEHESLIEKRRTTGTFVAELPRQFSLAQRRKLLSPDIDRLLITARQLDIDWDDLINLLQKRYGELANPKEQS; this is translated from the coding sequence ATGCTTTTACATATTTCTTCGGAAGGTCTTCCGATCTATCAGCAGATCGTGGAACAGATCCGCTTTCGGATTGTTTCAGGGCAGCTGAAAGTTGGCGATGAAATGCCGACGATACGTGGATTGGCGGAAAGTTTGCGAGTCAATCCGAACACGGTGGCGAGAGCCTATCGCGAATTGGAGCACGAGTCGCTGATCGAGAAGCGACGGACCACAGGGACGTTTGTCGCTGAGTTGCCGCGACAATTCAGTCTTGCTCAGCGACGCAAATTGCTTTCGCCCGATATCGACCGTCTTCTCATTACGGCTCGCCAATTGGATATCGATTGGGATGATCTAATAAACCTGTTGCAGAAGCGTTATGGCGAACTCGCTAACCCTAAGGAGCAATCATGA
- a CDS encoding YidH family protein, producing the protein MGNSSPGLDESAEQTPADSAIDRTLMAEERTFSAWLRTGLASLATGLAIAKLMPEAQPRWALVGLGIILVVMGAMSFLVGLGGYIRGAKHWQKSTRYPLSRWVVACLSILSAAAVLLAVVLILNR; encoded by the coding sequence GTGGGAAATAGTTCTCCGGGATTGGATGAATCCGCCGAACAGACGCCTGCCGATTCGGCAATTGATCGAACCTTGATGGCGGAGGAACGCACTTTTTCCGCTTGGCTGCGCACCGGGTTAGCATCGCTGGCGACTGGGTTGGCGATCGCGAAATTGATGCCGGAAGCTCAGCCAAGATGGGCCCTGGTAGGGTTGGGGATCATTCTGGTCGTCATGGGAGCGATGTCCTTCTTGGTCGGTTTGGGCGGATACATCCGCGGTGCCAAGCACTGGCAGAAGTCGACGCGGTATCCGTTGTCGCGGTGGGTCGTCGCCTGCTTGAGTATCCTCTCTGCGGCGGCAGTACTGTTGGCGGTCGTGTTGATTCTGAACCGATAG
- a CDS encoding YebC/PmpR family DNA-binding transcriptional regulator, protein MAGHSKWANIQHRKSRVDTQRAKVWSKLSKAIIVSAQMGGGDPDGNIRLRKAIDDAKAVSMPKDNIARAIKRGTGELGGGPVEELLYEGYGPGGVAVLCEIMTDNRNRTAPEMRSLFSKYNGNLGSTGCVAYLFDRKGLFLFDAEKCDEEELTMIALENGGEDVQPMDDKLQVTCEPDSFQALLDAFKAAELEMEVSEVTMIAQTQVDVEPGDAKQALRLLEALDDHDDVQNVSTNLNITDEMMADE, encoded by the coding sequence ATGGCAGGCCATTCAAAGTGGGCGAATATCCAGCATCGCAAGAGTCGGGTCGACACCCAACGTGCGAAGGTCTGGAGCAAATTGAGCAAGGCGATCATTGTTTCCGCGCAGATGGGCGGAGGCGATCCCGATGGCAATATTCGGCTTCGTAAGGCGATCGACGACGCCAAAGCGGTCAGTATGCCTAAAGACAACATTGCCCGGGCCATTAAACGTGGAACCGGGGAACTGGGTGGGGGACCTGTCGAAGAGTTGTTGTACGAAGGTTATGGTCCCGGCGGTGTTGCCGTGCTTTGTGAAATCATGACCGACAACCGCAATCGCACGGCTCCGGAAATGCGATCCTTGTTTTCGAAATACAACGGAAACTTGGGAAGCACCGGCTGCGTTGCCTATCTATTTGATCGTAAAGGCCTGTTCCTCTTCGACGCTGAAAAATGTGACGAAGAAGAATTGACGATGATCGCGCTGGAAAATGGCGGTGAAGACGTTCAGCCAATGGACGACAAACTGCAGGTCACCTGTGAACCAGACAGTTTTCAAGCTTTGCTTGATGCGTTCAAGGCAGCCGAGCTTGAAATGGAAGTGAGCGAGGTCACGATGATCGCTCAGACACAGGTCGATGTTGAACCGGGCGACGCAAAGCAGGCGCTGCGTTTGTTGGAAGCATTGGATGATCATGATGATGTGCAAAACGTAAGCACCAATCTAAACATCACCGACGAAATGATGGCCGACGAATAG